A section of the Oncorhynchus nerka isolate Pitt River unplaced genomic scaffold, Oner_Uvic_2.0 unplaced_scaffold_73___fragment_2___debris, whole genome shotgun sequence genome encodes:
- the LOC115133109 gene encoding secretin receptor-like produces MWDHLNCWSPAFVGETASHNCPDFFKSEGKVYRNCTDTGWTDPFPPYEHACFNETFHLLGESHDSHMYFPYVKTMYTAGYALSLLSLTIAILCLFRKLHCTRNYIHIQLFVSFILRATFIFIKDSVLFTDEDFYHCDDYPVVCKLVVMFSNYCIMANYSWLLVEGHYLHTLVSVSFFSKKKHLWWYIILGWGLPMIVIVSWGLAKYFYEDEG; encoded by the exons ATGTGGGACCACTTGAATTGCTGGTCTCCTGCTTTTGTAGGGGAAACTGCATCACACAACTGTCCCGATTTCTTCAAATCAGAAG GTAAAGTGTACCGGAACTGCACAGACACGGGCTGGACGGACCCATTCCCTCCTTATGAGCATGCATGTTTCAACGAAACCTTCCACTTACTTGGAGAG TCACATGACTCCCACATGTACTTCCCCTATGTGAAGACCATGTACACTGCAGGCTacgctctctctctactctctctcaccATCGCCATCCTCTGTCTCTTTAG GAAACTGCACTGCACCAGAAACTACATCCACATCCAACTCTTTGTTTCCTTCATCCTGCGTGCTACCTTCATCTTCATCAAAGACTCTGTGCTCTTCACCGATGAAGACTTCTACCACTGTGATGACTACCCA GTAGTGTGTAAGTTAGTGGTGATGTTCTCCAACTACTGCATCATGGCTAACTACAGCTGGCTGCTGGTGGAGGGACACTACCTCCATACCCTGGTCAGCGTCTCCTTCTTCTCCAAGAAGAAACACCTTTGGTGGTACATCATCCTGGGCTGGG GTTTGCCAATGATTGTCATTGTATCCTGGGGCTTGGCAAAATACTTCTATGAGGATGAAGGGTGA